Genomic segment of Diachasmimorpha longicaudata isolate KC_UGA_2023 chromosome 14, iyDiaLong2, whole genome shotgun sequence:
TGTCGTTATTTGGGATGAGGGACAGTGCACGCAAAGAGCATTGCTGTCGTCAAAGGGATCTTGGGTATTTACTTTCACCGCCTCGAGCGGTAATATGCGGCTGCAATCGCAGCTTTTCAGAGTCAAACTGTTGGCCCCTCTGTGTAATTAAAGCGCAACCGGCTGCATTGCCAAATTAACTGCAtcggttaaatttttttttttatcccgtgATGATAAATCTTGGGATTGGAGCAAAAACGACGAGTCACTGCAGTGATACACATGTTCGTTGATTGAGGTTCGGAGGGATTGTAACAGTTATTTATTCAATCTCGTGCTAGTGCGAtcgatttaaaattaatattttgattttctcCCCCCGCCCACTGGAATGGTTTGTACCTGTGGAATGATCTGGTATTTTAAAGAGATCGTGTCACATGGAACGCAATTAACCGTAATGTCCTTCGGGGGGGACTTTCATTCGGAGTAAATGACTCACGTTGTAATGGCACTAGGGGGGCAATACGTGCATTCACCTCTCCGTACCATTCACATTCTACCATAAACTAAATCGTCAAAGATAAACAAAGGAATAGGgaataatattgaataatatttgGTGTTGAGcaatcaatgattttattcaattttatgatttaatcCTGTCCGCGGAATTTTCTTATTCCTGGGCACGACCAGACGGCTTTAGGAGACGGGGGATGCGACTCAGTTCATGAATGTCAACTGTGAAATATCAAAACGCCCACTTGGTACCACCAGGACATCTTCATGCCACTTTTTTTCCGCCTTCACTTTGACAAAAGaatggatatttttattgactgTGTTCCCTGTGGCTCCGTCTCTTTGCTCGCATTTTGAGGAATGAGGGGAAATGAGGAGGAATAGAAAATGAAACTGCCTACGCGACGAGGATGCTCGAGACCACATACATCCGGAAACCCACGTGGCTCGGTTCTCTTGATGGTGCGGAATTTACCacaggaagagaaaaaaaaattttacgataATCGTGGGACCACGTTTTGTGTTCCTCTGGTAGCTGTTGctgaatttttccttttctctttaatttttattcctcatttTTCGAAAACGAGTGAGAAGAGATGGATAGAAAACCCAACAATTTATTTGtactttcaattaaattattccacCAAAGGGTGAAGAACTTGTGCATAGAACTGttgattattttcactttaatgaggagaatatttttactcctttcgatattttttttatttataaattttcctcaattaaCAGGAGAGTTATATGGGATTTCATATTGGGATACATTTAGTTTCGCTGTTTCCATGTACTTAGCATAATCAAgtgaaaagaatttcaatgatatAAACCCAGTAAACACAGCTGGAGGTGGTGCTGCCTTATGAAAAAGGCCCAATCCACCTACTGGTGATGGTGGATTAGTTTCAAGAGGTAGAGCATCGAAGAGGGGTAATGTCGTTTGAGCTCCATCGTCCTCAAAAGTTGATGTTGTAACAACAACATACTGGTTAGTAGCAGAAGCAGGAATTGTTGGAAAGCGAGGGCCCATGTCGATTTTTAGTGGATATTTTTGGCTGAAAAAATGTGACAATTCAATACATAATATCAGGAACCTGAAATGGCTCTAACACATACTTATGTGTGGTAGAAGATCGAATTGTCTTCGTTCTGCATGTGGTACATAATTTTCCGGAGACTGGATCGAATTCAGATGCTATCAAAGCAATTTCCACTCTCTGGGGGGGCTTTTCTGATGTCCTATTGGCCAGGATAAATCTGACTCCTACAAGTGCAGAGAAATATGTGAATGTCATCTAAACAAAGCTACATTCCTTGGACTTGACAAACTGGGGGACATTTTTCTAGTCAATATCAGAACTTGAAAGTAAGGGAATGCTTACCAGTGAGTACATATCCAAAAGGGACTTGCAAATCATCGAAATTAATTCCATGATTTTCTCCTATTGTGATAATTAGGAAATCTATATTTTCTTGAactccgaatttttttttttttggttctaTTCCTGATCTAGCTGCTCGTACCTTTTCCCCAATATCATTGATGGGTTTCCATGCTACATTATCAACTTGCCAATTCCTACCCAATTGACCTTGTTGAATTTGGAATTGCAGAATACCATTCTTTACCACAAATTTAATGCCTGTGATTATCCTGCGAAAAATAGACAATTCAGGTAGTCATAATACCTCATGGTCTTTCAGATAAATCGCAACGTACATATTATTCGCCACATCAGACTTGACAGGTTGTAAATTGATTACATGAATTGAAAAAGATCCAAGAGTGTTGTCCATGCACTGGCAAATGCatggtttttttaatctccagAATCTGAAGGAAATATCAATATTAATTGCAGGCCCAGCTATTAAACAATCAATAATATTTAcgataatgatattttttcgttGGGAGGACACTGAAAAAAACTTTCTGGTCGTTCATCGTTGTTTAACCGCACCCAGCGGTACCGACGTGGCCCTCGTCTCTAGACACCATCAAACgaacaaaaaatcatattagaTTATAACAAAGTGATATCTGAAATTGTCATAGTTTGGGTAGTCCAATGTTATACTAAACATACATCTCGACATGCCTCTGCCCAAGCATAAGATGAACATTGCCAAGTGCGTCCATGACAGGGGCGATGTTCAGGGATGACACAAAATTTGGTTGTGGGAtcgcaaaaaaattttgacaattttgaaCTGTTGGAATAAGTATCAACTACATCGCAGAGAGTCGTTGAATAGTCCAGGTACCCAACATCTGCATGAAGGGGTAAGTGCAGGATTCCCTGATAGAGGCCCTCTAATTCCAAAAAGGtttcatctaaaaaaaatattcttttgtaGTTCtatcttcgatttttttaatcttcagaGGACTCGAGTGATTGTCAAGCTTTTGATCGATAGTTGTGACAGTgtcaatttataaatttatcaatGAGAAGGAGGTTGATACTCACATCTTACAAGTTTGCCTTCATCACAAGAATGAAATTCCCTCGACAGGTTCTTCATCCTTGGAATAAATTCATTGTTATATATCGCGATATGGtcctcgaattttttttgtaaatctaCCAATGCTATATTTCCCATTTTGGATTTGACTGCACCTAAAAATTTGATATTATACAATTGATGATCCATAATATTGTGATATCGAACAACATACAGGTCTTTTCAGGATCACTGAAGGAAGATAAAAAACGAAGGACCATGGTTTGCATCACGAAAGCCTTCACCTCGGCCGAGAAAAGTTCACTATaaatcgaatgaaaatattccatcGATGAATGGCCGGTGCTACATGCCGACTGTGCCGGCTCCTGCAGGAAAATTCAGATATTCAGACCCCATAATTATGATAGAATCGTTAATAATACAACAATCACTTTGAAACTCCTGATCATTAACTGCAACGTCGACGGCGAGTTCTTCGTAGTCGGTTCCATAAAATCCCGCAACTTATCGAGTTCTGCGCTCAATCCGTTCTCACTATACAGTAGCTCAGATGCCAAACGACACAGGTCTTGTTTAGTTAGTGTTGGTAATTCCTGAAGAAATTGTTTGTACACAAATTTGATAACTCCTGTTGCTTCAAGCATTCCCCCAACGGTATCGTCGAACAGGGTGTCCTGCACAAATTCGTTCAGTGGATTTACTCGACTTCGCTGACGATTAGCTAACGCATTCGACGTGTCCTCCATATCACCCGAGAATTTATGCATTTCTGTGGTTACTCGATGGAAAACTGATTCTGCAAATGTCGGCGAACTTGAACACATTTCAAGCATTGTAGAATTTCTCTGTTCGGTGATGCCAGAGAGAATGAAATGCAAAAATCTCGAACTCCATGAATTGACATCCTGAAGATGCGATGGTACTCGAATTCTTTCGTTCGCGATCGATTGAGTACACAAGAGGAGAAATATTGTTAGACTAatttcttgataaattatcattcTGAGGGTTGATAATTGTTTTTCGGGTTTGGTTTTGGCCAAAAGGCAAGAGGATCGATGGTTCCACGTCGACTAGACACAGAGGATTGCTATCCGTATTTTTTACGTTTCGTGATAACAATATATCACAGTTTTTATCGAGGAATGTTCGAAAGACCTCGTACAATTGGCTCTCAAGCTGTATTGTTTATGATCGAATTGCCAACGGATGAGCGCCAGGACTGCGGAATTGCTCAGTGATTATTTTAGACGGAAAAATTTGACTGTCGTAAAAATACGGACttcgaatgaaaaatgggAGTGGAACGAGGAGTTTAAATGATACCATAGTCTTCAATTCAAATTCTCATGTCTTTTATTTCACTTGTATTTGATTATCTTATGTGGCAAACAATACATTATTATCCAcaacgattttatttattaattaattccgaCGTGGCTTAGATACGGTAACGCATCGGTCTGCACCaaccattgaatttttcatatattgGACATAATCAAGTGACAAGAACTTCAATGCGACAAATCCAGTAAAGTCACCTTTTACAGGAGTCTTCTGAAAAATACCCAATCCACTCACTGGAGTTGGTGGGTTAGTTACAAGGGGTACAGCGTCAAACAGGGGTAGAGTGGTTTGAGCCCCTTCCTTTTTCACAGTTGATGACTGAATGAGAACATACTGATTTTTGCCAGAATCAGGGAATGTTGGAAAATGAGGGTCCAGATCGGTTTTCAGCTTATATTCTTggctgaaaaaatattttaattgagtATCTACTCCTATCGTAAACATTGATAGATCTATTGACATACTCATGCACGACATTAGACTTAACCGTTCTCTTTCGGCAGTCAAGACATAATGTACCAGTACTACGATGGAGTCGGGTTGCGATCAAAGCAATTTCCACTCTCTTGGGCGATTTCTCCTTCTTCTTATCCGccaaaataaatttgactCCTGTAAGTCAAGAGAAACATGACATGTTccaaacaaaaatgaaatatctcaGGTGCCTTTGGAGATCTCCGATTGTCCTtgacaata
This window contains:
- the LOC135169248 gene encoding uncharacterized protein LOC135169248; the protein is MIIYQEISLTIFLLLCTQSIANERIRVPSHLQDVNSWSSRFLHFILSGITEQRNSTMLEMCSSSPTFAESVFHRVTTEMHKFSGDMEDTSNALANRQRSRVNPLNEFVQDTLFDDTVGGMLEATGVIKFVYKQFLQELPTLTKQDLCRLASELLYSENGLSAELDKLRDFMEPTTKNSPSTLQLMIRSFKEPAQSACSTGHSSMEYFHSIYSELFSAEVKAFVMQTMVLRFLSSFSDPEKTCAVKSKMGNIALVDLQKKFEDHIAIYNNEFIPRMKNLSREFHSCDEGKLVRYETFLELEGLYQGILHLPLHADVGYLDYSTTLCDVVDTYSNSSKLSKFFCDPTTKFCVIPEHRPCHGRTWQCSSYAWAEACRDRRGPRRYRWVRLNNDERPESFFQCPPNEKISLSFWRLKKPCICQCMDNTLGSFSIHVINLQPVKSDVANNMIITGIKFVVKNGILQFQIQQGQLGRNWQVDNVAWKPINDIGEKVRAARSGIEPKKKKFGVQENIDFLIITIGENHGINFDDLQVPFGYVLTGVRFILANRTSEKPPQRVEIALIASEFDPVSGKLCTTCRTKTIRSSTTHNQKYPLKIDMGPRFPTIPASATNQYVVVTTSTFEDDGAQTTLPLFDALPLETNPPSPVGGLGLFHKAAPPPAVFTGFISLKFFSLDYAKYMETAKLNVSQYEIPYNSPVN